The Glycine max cultivar Williams 82 chromosome 12, Glycine_max_v4.0, whole genome shotgun sequence genome window below encodes:
- the LOC100807026 gene encoding probable NOT transcription complex subunit VIP2 isoform X5, which produces MPGTLTSRNSTINNVPSGGVQQPTGSLSSGRFTSNNLPVALSQLSHGSSHSGITNRGGISVVGNPGFSSSTNGVGGSIPGILPTSAAVGNRNAVPGLGVNPILGNAGPRITSSVGNMVGGGNIGRTGGGLSVPALASRLNLGANSGSGGLGMQGPNRLMSGVLPQGSPQVISMLGNSYPSGGPLSQSHVQAVSNLNSMGMLNDVNTNDSSPFDINDFPQLTSRPSSAGGPQGQLGSLRKQGLGVSPIVQQNQEFSIQNEDFPALPGFKGGNADYAMDMHQKEQLHDNAVPMMQSQHFSMGRSAGFSLGGTYSSHRAQQQQHAPSVSSGNVSFSSVNNQDLLHLHGSDIFPSSHSTYHSQTSGPPGIGLRPLNSPNTVSGMGSYDQLIQQYQQHQNQSQFRLQMSAVNQSFRDQGMKSIQTAQPAPDPFGLLGLLSVIRMSDPDLTSLALGIDLTTLGLNLNSSENLHKTFGSPWSDESAKGDPEFTVPQCYYAKQPPALHQGYFSKFSVETLFYLFYSMPKDEAQFYAASELYNRGWFYHKEHRLWFIRVPNMEPLVKTNTYERGSYHCFDPSIFETVRKDNFVLHYEMLEKRPHLPQL; this is translated from the exons ATGCCCGGTACACTCACATCAAGAAACTCAACTATAAATAATGTACCATCGGGGGGTGTTCAACAACCCACTGGAAGCCTTTCTAGTGGAAGATTTACATCCAACAATCTCCCAGTTGCATTGTCTCAG CTATCTCATGGAAGCTCCCATTCAGGAATCACCAATAGAGGAGGTATAAGTGTTGTAGGAAACCCTGGATTTAGTAGTAGCACAAATGGAGTTGGTGGTTCTATTCCTGGGATTCTTCCTACATCTGCTGCAGTTGGTAACCGAAATGCTGTTCCAGGATTGGGAGTAAACCCAATTTTGGGAAATGCAGGTCCTCGAATCACAAGTTCTGTGGGAAACATGGTTGGAGGAGGGAATATTGGAAGGACTGGTGGAGGATTGTCTGTGCCTGCTCTCGCATCTCGTCTAAATTTGGGTGCAAACAGTGGATCCGGTGGTTTAGGTATGCAAGGACCGAATCGATTGATGAGTGGTGTGCTTCCACAAG GATCTCCACAGGTAATTTCAATGCTAGGAAATTCTTATCCTAGTGGGGGTCCACTTTCCCAAAGCCATGTTCAAGCAGTGAGTAACTTGAACTCAATGGGGATGTTGAATGATGTGAATACCAATGACAGTTCACCTTTTGACATCAATGACTTCCCTCAACTGACAAGTCGTCCGAGTTCTGCTGGAGGGCCTCAAGGACAGTTGG GTTCTTTACGAAAACAGGGTCTTGGTGTTAGTCCCATTGTTCAACAAAACCAAGAGTTTAgcattcaaaatgaagatttcCCAGCTTTACCAGGATTCAAAG GTGGTAATGCAGATTATGCTATGGATATGCACCAGAAAGAACAACTTCATGACAATGCTGTGCCAATGATGCAATCTCAGCATTTCTCT ATGGGAAGGTCAGCTGGTTTCAGCTTAGGGGGTACATATTCATCACATCGAGCACAACAGCAACAGCATGCTCCTTCAGTCAGTAGTGGCAATGTCTCTTTTTCATCTGTTAACAACCAGGATCTTCTCCATCTACATGGATCAGATATTTTCCCATCTTCACATTCGACCTATCATTCACAG ACCAGTGGACCTCCTGGCATTGGATTAAGGCCGCTAAATTCTCCAAATACAGTTTCTGGTATGGGTTCGTATGACCAGCTCATCCAGCAATATCAACAGCACCAAAATCAGTCCCAGTTCCGCCTTCAAATGTCAGCTGTAAATCAGTCTTTTAGGGATCAGGGCATGAAGTCTATTCAAACTGCACAACCGGCACCAGATCCATTTGGTTTGCTCGGCCTGTTAAGTGTGATCCGGATGAGTGATCCTGACCTGACGTCTCTTgctcttggaattgatcttacTACTCTGGGGTTAAATTTGAATTCATCAGAAAATCTTCACAAGACCTTTGGGTCTCCATGGTCTGATGAATCAGCTAAGGGCGATCCAGAGTTTACTGTGCCACAATGTTATTATGCCAAACAGCCACCTGCTCTACAT CAAGGTTATTTTTCAAAGTTTTCGGTGGAAACattgttttacttattttacaG CATGCCCAAAGATGAAGCACAATTTTACGCCGCCAGTGAGCT TTACAACAGAGGTTGGTTTTATCACAAAGAACATCGTTTGTGGTTTATAAGAGTTCCCAACATGGAGCCGCTGGTTAAAACAAACACATACGAGAGAGGATCTTATCACTGTTTCGATCCAAGCATATTTGAAACCGTCCGAAAG GataattttgttcttcattATGAAATGTTGGAAAAGAGACCACATCTGCCTCAACTTTGA
- the LOC100807026 gene encoding probable NOT transcription complex subunit VIP2 isoform X4 has protein sequence MSGLLNSSLNGSASNLPDGAGRSFASSFSGQSGAASPNFHHTGAIQGLHNIHGSFNVPNMPGTLTSRNSTINNVPSGGVQQPTGSLSSGRFTSNNLPVALSQLSHGSSHSGITNRGGLGVNPILGNAGPRITSSVGNMVGGGNIGRTGGGLSVPALASRLNLGANSGSGGLGMQGPNRLMSGVLPQGSPQVISMLGNSYPSGGPLSQSHVQAVSNLNSMGMLNDVNTNDSSPFDINDFPQLTSRPSSAGGPQGQLGSLRKQGLGVSPIVQQNQEFSIQNEDFPALPGFKGGNADYAMDMHQKEQLHDNAVPMMQSQHFSMGRSAGFSLGGTYSSHRAQQQQHAPSVSSGNVSFSSVNNQDLLHLHGSDIFPSSHSTYHSQTSGPPGIGLRPLNSPNTVSGMGSYDQLIQQYQQHQNQSQFRLQMSAVNQSFRDQGMKSIQTAQPAPDPFGLLGLLSVIRMSDPDLTSLALGIDLTTLGLNLNSSENLHKTFGSPWSDESAKGDPEFTVPQCYYAKQPPALHQGYFSKFSVETLFYLFYSMPKDEAQFYAASELYNRGWFYHKEHRLWFIRVPNMEPLVKTNTYERGSYHCFDPSIFETVRKDNFVLHYEMLEKRPHLPQL, from the exons ATGTCGGGGTTACTTAAT TCTTCTCTGAATGGATCTGCTTCAAATCTTCCAGATGGTGCTGGACGGTCTTTTGCTTCATCGTTTTCTGGTCAGTCTGGTGCAGCCTCCCCAAATTTTCATCACACTG GAGCTATTCAAGGATTGCACAATATTCATGGGAGCTTTAATGTTCCCAACATGCCCGGTACACTCACATCAAGAAACTCAACTATAAATAATGTACCATCGGGGGGTGTTCAACAACCCACTGGAAGCCTTTCTAGTGGAAGATTTACATCCAACAATCTCCCAGTTGCATTGTCTCAG CTATCTCATGGAAGCTCCCATTCAGGAATCACCAATAGAGGAG GATTGGGAGTAAACCCAATTTTGGGAAATGCAGGTCCTCGAATCACAAGTTCTGTGGGAAACATGGTTGGAGGAGGGAATATTGGAAGGACTGGTGGAGGATTGTCTGTGCCTGCTCTCGCATCTCGTCTAAATTTGGGTGCAAACAGTGGATCCGGTGGTTTAGGTATGCAAGGACCGAATCGATTGATGAGTGGTGTGCTTCCACAAG GATCTCCACAGGTAATTTCAATGCTAGGAAATTCTTATCCTAGTGGGGGTCCACTTTCCCAAAGCCATGTTCAAGCAGTGAGTAACTTGAACTCAATGGGGATGTTGAATGATGTGAATACCAATGACAGTTCACCTTTTGACATCAATGACTTCCCTCAACTGACAAGTCGTCCGAGTTCTGCTGGAGGGCCTCAAGGACAGTTGG GTTCTTTACGAAAACAGGGTCTTGGTGTTAGTCCCATTGTTCAACAAAACCAAGAGTTTAgcattcaaaatgaagatttcCCAGCTTTACCAGGATTCAAAG GTGGTAATGCAGATTATGCTATGGATATGCACCAGAAAGAACAACTTCATGACAATGCTGTGCCAATGATGCAATCTCAGCATTTCTCT ATGGGAAGGTCAGCTGGTTTCAGCTTAGGGGGTACATATTCATCACATCGAGCACAACAGCAACAGCATGCTCCTTCAGTCAGTAGTGGCAATGTCTCTTTTTCATCTGTTAACAACCAGGATCTTCTCCATCTACATGGATCAGATATTTTCCCATCTTCACATTCGACCTATCATTCACAG ACCAGTGGACCTCCTGGCATTGGATTAAGGCCGCTAAATTCTCCAAATACAGTTTCTGGTATGGGTTCGTATGACCAGCTCATCCAGCAATATCAACAGCACCAAAATCAGTCCCAGTTCCGCCTTCAAATGTCAGCTGTAAATCAGTCTTTTAGGGATCAGGGCATGAAGTCTATTCAAACTGCACAACCGGCACCAGATCCATTTGGTTTGCTCGGCCTGTTAAGTGTGATCCGGATGAGTGATCCTGACCTGACGTCTCTTgctcttggaattgatcttacTACTCTGGGGTTAAATTTGAATTCATCAGAAAATCTTCACAAGACCTTTGGGTCTCCATGGTCTGATGAATCAGCTAAGGGCGATCCAGAGTTTACTGTGCCACAATGTTATTATGCCAAACAGCCACCTGCTCTACAT CAAGGTTATTTTTCAAAGTTTTCGGTGGAAACattgttttacttattttacaG CATGCCCAAAGATGAAGCACAATTTTACGCCGCCAGTGAGCT TTACAACAGAGGTTGGTTTTATCACAAAGAACATCGTTTGTGGTTTATAAGAGTTCCCAACATGGAGCCGCTGGTTAAAACAAACACATACGAGAGAGGATCTTATCACTGTTTCGATCCAAGCATATTTGAAACCGTCCGAAAG GataattttgttcttcattATGAAATGTTGGAAAAGAGACCACATCTGCCTCAACTTTGA
- the LOC100807026 gene encoding probable NOT transcription complex subunit VIP2 isoform X1, which yields MSGLLNSSLNGSASNLPDGAGRSFASSFSGQSGAASPNFHHTGAIQGLHNIHGSFNVPNMPGTLTSRNSTINNVPSGGVQQPTGSLSSGRFTSNNLPVALSQLSHGSSHSGITNRGGISVVGNPGFSSSTNGVGGSIPGILPTSAAVGNRNAVPGLGVNPILGNAGPRITSSVGNMVGGGNIGRTGGGLSVPALASRLNLGANSGSGGLGMQGPNRLMSGVLPQGSPQVISMLGNSYPSGGPLSQSHVQAVSNLNSMGMLNDVNTNDSSPFDINDFPQLTSRPSSAGGPQGQLGSLRKQGLGVSPIVQQNQEFSIQNEDFPALPGFKGGNADYAMDMHQKEQLHDNAVPMMQSQHFSMGRSAGFSLGGTYSSHRAQQQQHAPSVSSGNVSFSSVNNQDLLHLHGSDIFPSSHSTYHSQTSGPPGIGLRPLNSPNTVSGMGSYDQLIQQYQQHQNQSQFRLQMSAVNQSFRDQGMKSIQTAQPAPDPFGLLGLLSVIRMSDPDLTSLALGIDLTTLGLNLNSSENLHKTFGSPWSDESAKGDPEFTVPQCYYAKQPPALHQGYFSKFSVETLFYLFYSMPKDEAQFYAASELYNRGWFYHKEHRLWFIRVPNMEPLVKTNTYERGSYHCFDPSIFETVRKDNFVLHYEMLEKRPHLPQL from the exons ATGTCGGGGTTACTTAAT TCTTCTCTGAATGGATCTGCTTCAAATCTTCCAGATGGTGCTGGACGGTCTTTTGCTTCATCGTTTTCTGGTCAGTCTGGTGCAGCCTCCCCAAATTTTCATCACACTG GAGCTATTCAAGGATTGCACAATATTCATGGGAGCTTTAATGTTCCCAACATGCCCGGTACACTCACATCAAGAAACTCAACTATAAATAATGTACCATCGGGGGGTGTTCAACAACCCACTGGAAGCCTTTCTAGTGGAAGATTTACATCCAACAATCTCCCAGTTGCATTGTCTCAG CTATCTCATGGAAGCTCCCATTCAGGAATCACCAATAGAGGAGGTATAAGTGTTGTAGGAAACCCTGGATTTAGTAGTAGCACAAATGGAGTTGGTGGTTCTATTCCTGGGATTCTTCCTACATCTGCTGCAGTTGGTAACCGAAATGCTGTTCCAGGATTGGGAGTAAACCCAATTTTGGGAAATGCAGGTCCTCGAATCACAAGTTCTGTGGGAAACATGGTTGGAGGAGGGAATATTGGAAGGACTGGTGGAGGATTGTCTGTGCCTGCTCTCGCATCTCGTCTAAATTTGGGTGCAAACAGTGGATCCGGTGGTTTAGGTATGCAAGGACCGAATCGATTGATGAGTGGTGTGCTTCCACAAG GATCTCCACAGGTAATTTCAATGCTAGGAAATTCTTATCCTAGTGGGGGTCCACTTTCCCAAAGCCATGTTCAAGCAGTGAGTAACTTGAACTCAATGGGGATGTTGAATGATGTGAATACCAATGACAGTTCACCTTTTGACATCAATGACTTCCCTCAACTGACAAGTCGTCCGAGTTCTGCTGGAGGGCCTCAAGGACAGTTGG GTTCTTTACGAAAACAGGGTCTTGGTGTTAGTCCCATTGTTCAACAAAACCAAGAGTTTAgcattcaaaatgaagatttcCCAGCTTTACCAGGATTCAAAG GTGGTAATGCAGATTATGCTATGGATATGCACCAGAAAGAACAACTTCATGACAATGCTGTGCCAATGATGCAATCTCAGCATTTCTCT ATGGGAAGGTCAGCTGGTTTCAGCTTAGGGGGTACATATTCATCACATCGAGCACAACAGCAACAGCATGCTCCTTCAGTCAGTAGTGGCAATGTCTCTTTTTCATCTGTTAACAACCAGGATCTTCTCCATCTACATGGATCAGATATTTTCCCATCTTCACATTCGACCTATCATTCACAG ACCAGTGGACCTCCTGGCATTGGATTAAGGCCGCTAAATTCTCCAAATACAGTTTCTGGTATGGGTTCGTATGACCAGCTCATCCAGCAATATCAACAGCACCAAAATCAGTCCCAGTTCCGCCTTCAAATGTCAGCTGTAAATCAGTCTTTTAGGGATCAGGGCATGAAGTCTATTCAAACTGCACAACCGGCACCAGATCCATTTGGTTTGCTCGGCCTGTTAAGTGTGATCCGGATGAGTGATCCTGACCTGACGTCTCTTgctcttggaattgatcttacTACTCTGGGGTTAAATTTGAATTCATCAGAAAATCTTCACAAGACCTTTGGGTCTCCATGGTCTGATGAATCAGCTAAGGGCGATCCAGAGTTTACTGTGCCACAATGTTATTATGCCAAACAGCCACCTGCTCTACAT CAAGGTTATTTTTCAAAGTTTTCGGTGGAAACattgttttacttattttacaG CATGCCCAAAGATGAAGCACAATTTTACGCCGCCAGTGAGCT TTACAACAGAGGTTGGTTTTATCACAAAGAACATCGTTTGTGGTTTATAAGAGTTCCCAACATGGAGCCGCTGGTTAAAACAAACACATACGAGAGAGGATCTTATCACTGTTTCGATCCAAGCATATTTGAAACCGTCCGAAAG GataattttgttcttcattATGAAATGTTGGAAAAGAGACCACATCTGCCTCAACTTTGA
- the LOC100807026 gene encoding probable NOT transcription complex subunit VIP2 isoform X2, with product MSGLLNSSLNGSASNLPDGAGRSFASSFSGAIQGLHNIHGSFNVPNMPGTLTSRNSTINNVPSGGVQQPTGSLSSGRFTSNNLPVALSQLSHGSSHSGITNRGGISVVGNPGFSSSTNGVGGSIPGILPTSAAVGNRNAVPGLGVNPILGNAGPRITSSVGNMVGGGNIGRTGGGLSVPALASRLNLGANSGSGGLGMQGPNRLMSGVLPQGSPQVISMLGNSYPSGGPLSQSHVQAVSNLNSMGMLNDVNTNDSSPFDINDFPQLTSRPSSAGGPQGQLGSLRKQGLGVSPIVQQNQEFSIQNEDFPALPGFKGGNADYAMDMHQKEQLHDNAVPMMQSQHFSMGRSAGFSLGGTYSSHRAQQQQHAPSVSSGNVSFSSVNNQDLLHLHGSDIFPSSHSTYHSQTSGPPGIGLRPLNSPNTVSGMGSYDQLIQQYQQHQNQSQFRLQMSAVNQSFRDQGMKSIQTAQPAPDPFGLLGLLSVIRMSDPDLTSLALGIDLTTLGLNLNSSENLHKTFGSPWSDESAKGDPEFTVPQCYYAKQPPALHQGYFSKFSVETLFYLFYSMPKDEAQFYAASELYNRGWFYHKEHRLWFIRVPNMEPLVKTNTYERGSYHCFDPSIFETVRKDNFVLHYEMLEKRPHLPQL from the exons ATGTCGGGGTTACTTAAT TCTTCTCTGAATGGATCTGCTTCAAATCTTCCAGATGGTGCTGGACGGTCTTTTGCTTCATCGTTTTCTG GAGCTATTCAAGGATTGCACAATATTCATGGGAGCTTTAATGTTCCCAACATGCCCGGTACACTCACATCAAGAAACTCAACTATAAATAATGTACCATCGGGGGGTGTTCAACAACCCACTGGAAGCCTTTCTAGTGGAAGATTTACATCCAACAATCTCCCAGTTGCATTGTCTCAG CTATCTCATGGAAGCTCCCATTCAGGAATCACCAATAGAGGAGGTATAAGTGTTGTAGGAAACCCTGGATTTAGTAGTAGCACAAATGGAGTTGGTGGTTCTATTCCTGGGATTCTTCCTACATCTGCTGCAGTTGGTAACCGAAATGCTGTTCCAGGATTGGGAGTAAACCCAATTTTGGGAAATGCAGGTCCTCGAATCACAAGTTCTGTGGGAAACATGGTTGGAGGAGGGAATATTGGAAGGACTGGTGGAGGATTGTCTGTGCCTGCTCTCGCATCTCGTCTAAATTTGGGTGCAAACAGTGGATCCGGTGGTTTAGGTATGCAAGGACCGAATCGATTGATGAGTGGTGTGCTTCCACAAG GATCTCCACAGGTAATTTCAATGCTAGGAAATTCTTATCCTAGTGGGGGTCCACTTTCCCAAAGCCATGTTCAAGCAGTGAGTAACTTGAACTCAATGGGGATGTTGAATGATGTGAATACCAATGACAGTTCACCTTTTGACATCAATGACTTCCCTCAACTGACAAGTCGTCCGAGTTCTGCTGGAGGGCCTCAAGGACAGTTGG GTTCTTTACGAAAACAGGGTCTTGGTGTTAGTCCCATTGTTCAACAAAACCAAGAGTTTAgcattcaaaatgaagatttcCCAGCTTTACCAGGATTCAAAG GTGGTAATGCAGATTATGCTATGGATATGCACCAGAAAGAACAACTTCATGACAATGCTGTGCCAATGATGCAATCTCAGCATTTCTCT ATGGGAAGGTCAGCTGGTTTCAGCTTAGGGGGTACATATTCATCACATCGAGCACAACAGCAACAGCATGCTCCTTCAGTCAGTAGTGGCAATGTCTCTTTTTCATCTGTTAACAACCAGGATCTTCTCCATCTACATGGATCAGATATTTTCCCATCTTCACATTCGACCTATCATTCACAG ACCAGTGGACCTCCTGGCATTGGATTAAGGCCGCTAAATTCTCCAAATACAGTTTCTGGTATGGGTTCGTATGACCAGCTCATCCAGCAATATCAACAGCACCAAAATCAGTCCCAGTTCCGCCTTCAAATGTCAGCTGTAAATCAGTCTTTTAGGGATCAGGGCATGAAGTCTATTCAAACTGCACAACCGGCACCAGATCCATTTGGTTTGCTCGGCCTGTTAAGTGTGATCCGGATGAGTGATCCTGACCTGACGTCTCTTgctcttggaattgatcttacTACTCTGGGGTTAAATTTGAATTCATCAGAAAATCTTCACAAGACCTTTGGGTCTCCATGGTCTGATGAATCAGCTAAGGGCGATCCAGAGTTTACTGTGCCACAATGTTATTATGCCAAACAGCCACCTGCTCTACAT CAAGGTTATTTTTCAAAGTTTTCGGTGGAAACattgttttacttattttacaG CATGCCCAAAGATGAAGCACAATTTTACGCCGCCAGTGAGCT TTACAACAGAGGTTGGTTTTATCACAAAGAACATCGTTTGTGGTTTATAAGAGTTCCCAACATGGAGCCGCTGGTTAAAACAAACACATACGAGAGAGGATCTTATCACTGTTTCGATCCAAGCATATTTGAAACCGTCCGAAAG GataattttgttcttcattATGAAATGTTGGAAAAGAGACCACATCTGCCTCAACTTTGA
- the LOC100807026 gene encoding probable NOT transcription complex subunit VIP2 isoform X3 has protein sequence MDLLQIFQMVLDGLLLHRFLVIAAGAIQGLHNIHGSFNVPNMPGTLTSRNSTINNVPSGGVQQPTGSLSSGRFTSNNLPVALSQLSHGSSHSGITNRGGISVVGNPGFSSSTNGVGGSIPGILPTSAAVGNRNAVPGLGVNPILGNAGPRITSSVGNMVGGGNIGRTGGGLSVPALASRLNLGANSGSGGLGMQGPNRLMSGVLPQGSPQVISMLGNSYPSGGPLSQSHVQAVSNLNSMGMLNDVNTNDSSPFDINDFPQLTSRPSSAGGPQGQLGSLRKQGLGVSPIVQQNQEFSIQNEDFPALPGFKGGNADYAMDMHQKEQLHDNAVPMMQSQHFSMGRSAGFSLGGTYSSHRAQQQQHAPSVSSGNVSFSSVNNQDLLHLHGSDIFPSSHSTYHSQTSGPPGIGLRPLNSPNTVSGMGSYDQLIQQYQQHQNQSQFRLQMSAVNQSFRDQGMKSIQTAQPAPDPFGLLGLLSVIRMSDPDLTSLALGIDLTTLGLNLNSSENLHKTFGSPWSDESAKGDPEFTVPQCYYAKQPPALHQGYFSKFSVETLFYLFYSMPKDEAQFYAASELYNRGWFYHKEHRLWFIRVPNMEPLVKTNTYERGSYHCFDPSIFETVRKDNFVLHYEMLEKRPHLPQL, from the exons ATGGATCTGCTTCAAATCTTCCAGATGGTGCTGGACGGTCTTTTGCTTCATCGTTTTCTG GTTATTGCTGCAGGAGCTATTCAAGGATTGCACAATATTCATGGGAGCTTTAATGTTCCCAACATGCCCGGTACACTCACATCAAGAAACTCAACTATAAATAATGTACCATCGGGGGGTGTTCAACAACCCACTGGAAGCCTTTCTAGTGGAAGATTTACATCCAACAATCTCCCAGTTGCATTGTCTCAG CTATCTCATGGAAGCTCCCATTCAGGAATCACCAATAGAGGAGGTATAAGTGTTGTAGGAAACCCTGGATTTAGTAGTAGCACAAATGGAGTTGGTGGTTCTATTCCTGGGATTCTTCCTACATCTGCTGCAGTTGGTAACCGAAATGCTGTTCCAGGATTGGGAGTAAACCCAATTTTGGGAAATGCAGGTCCTCGAATCACAAGTTCTGTGGGAAACATGGTTGGAGGAGGGAATATTGGAAGGACTGGTGGAGGATTGTCTGTGCCTGCTCTCGCATCTCGTCTAAATTTGGGTGCAAACAGTGGATCCGGTGGTTTAGGTATGCAAGGACCGAATCGATTGATGAGTGGTGTGCTTCCACAAG GATCTCCACAGGTAATTTCAATGCTAGGAAATTCTTATCCTAGTGGGGGTCCACTTTCCCAAAGCCATGTTCAAGCAGTGAGTAACTTGAACTCAATGGGGATGTTGAATGATGTGAATACCAATGACAGTTCACCTTTTGACATCAATGACTTCCCTCAACTGACAAGTCGTCCGAGTTCTGCTGGAGGGCCTCAAGGACAGTTGG GTTCTTTACGAAAACAGGGTCTTGGTGTTAGTCCCATTGTTCAACAAAACCAAGAGTTTAgcattcaaaatgaagatttcCCAGCTTTACCAGGATTCAAAG GTGGTAATGCAGATTATGCTATGGATATGCACCAGAAAGAACAACTTCATGACAATGCTGTGCCAATGATGCAATCTCAGCATTTCTCT ATGGGAAGGTCAGCTGGTTTCAGCTTAGGGGGTACATATTCATCACATCGAGCACAACAGCAACAGCATGCTCCTTCAGTCAGTAGTGGCAATGTCTCTTTTTCATCTGTTAACAACCAGGATCTTCTCCATCTACATGGATCAGATATTTTCCCATCTTCACATTCGACCTATCATTCACAG ACCAGTGGACCTCCTGGCATTGGATTAAGGCCGCTAAATTCTCCAAATACAGTTTCTGGTATGGGTTCGTATGACCAGCTCATCCAGCAATATCAACAGCACCAAAATCAGTCCCAGTTCCGCCTTCAAATGTCAGCTGTAAATCAGTCTTTTAGGGATCAGGGCATGAAGTCTATTCAAACTGCACAACCGGCACCAGATCCATTTGGTTTGCTCGGCCTGTTAAGTGTGATCCGGATGAGTGATCCTGACCTGACGTCTCTTgctcttggaattgatcttacTACTCTGGGGTTAAATTTGAATTCATCAGAAAATCTTCACAAGACCTTTGGGTCTCCATGGTCTGATGAATCAGCTAAGGGCGATCCAGAGTTTACTGTGCCACAATGTTATTATGCCAAACAGCCACCTGCTCTACAT CAAGGTTATTTTTCAAAGTTTTCGGTGGAAACattgttttacttattttacaG CATGCCCAAAGATGAAGCACAATTTTACGCCGCCAGTGAGCT TTACAACAGAGGTTGGTTTTATCACAAAGAACATCGTTTGTGGTTTATAAGAGTTCCCAACATGGAGCCGCTGGTTAAAACAAACACATACGAGAGAGGATCTTATCACTGTTTCGATCCAAGCATATTTGAAACCGTCCGAAAG GataattttgttcttcattATGAAATGTTGGAAAAGAGACCACATCTGCCTCAACTTTGA